In one window of Candidatus Epulonipiscium sp. DNA:
- a CDS encoding class I SAM-dependent methyltransferase — protein MEAYQDFAQVYDLFMKDVPYDKWVEYIEAIWKKFNCEPKLMAELGCGTGTMTTLFAKKGIEMIGIDSSEAMLSMAQEKAIHQNVDILYLLQDMREFELYGTVDCIISVCDSMNYILDEKDILKTFKWVNNYLNPKGLFIFDLNTEYKYKELLGENIFTENMKEASFIWENFYNENESINEYNLTLFIKQLDKNYYTKSEELHYERMYSIETMIDLIKEAGMEFLAVYDAYTFQSPRENSERIYFIAKERGK, from the coding sequence ATGGAAGCATATCAAGATTTTGCACAGGTTTATGATCTGTTCATGAAGGATGTTCCCTATGATAAATGGGTTGAATATATCGAAGCAATTTGGAAAAAGTTTAATTGTGAGCCTAAATTGATGGCGGAATTGGGCTGTGGAACAGGAACTATGACTACGCTTTTTGCCAAAAAAGGTATAGAGATGATTGGAATTGATTCATCAGAAGCCATGTTATCTATGGCACAAGAAAAGGCAATTCATCAAAATGTTGATATACTTTATCTTCTTCAGGATATGAGGGAGTTTGAATTATATGGAACTGTAGATTGTATAATTAGCGTATGTGATAGTATGAACTATATCTTAGATGAGAAAGACATACTTAAGACTTTTAAATGGGTGAATAATTATCTTAACCCAAAAGGGCTTTTTATTTTTGACTTAAATACAGAATATAAATATAAAGAACTATTGGGAGAAAATATTTTTACGGAAAATATGAAAGAGGCCTCATTCATATGGGAAAATTTCTATAATGAAAATGAAAGTATAAATGAATATAACCTTACTCTTTTTATTAAACAGCTTGATAAAAACTATTATACTAAATCTGAAGAACTTCATTATGAGAGAATGTATTCTATTGAAACTATGATTGATTTGATTAAAGAGGCGGGAATGGAGTTTTTGGCAGTATATGATGCTTACACATTTCAATCTCCAAGAGAAAATAGTGAGAGGATTTATTTTATTGCCAAGGAAAGAGGTAAATAA
- a CDS encoding alpha/beta-type small acid-soluble spore protein has translation MTPDDKLKYEIASELGLIDKVNSGGWKSLTAKETGRIGGLMTKRKKETLKQQAQS, from the coding sequence ATGACACCGGATGATAAACTTAAATATGAAATAGCATCTGAGCTTGGTTTAATAGATAAGGTAAATTCCGGTGGATGGAAGTCATTAACTGCTAAGGAAACGGGCCGCATTGGGGGTCTTATGACCAAGAGGAAAAAAGAAACTTTAAAGCAGCAGGCTCAGAGTTGA
- a CDS encoding aspartate-semialdehyde dehydrogenase has product MKKINLAIVGATGMVGNTFLKVLEEKNLPIENLYLFSSARSAGSKITFKGKEYTVEELTESSFDRGIDIALFSAGGSISLKFAPIAAEKGCIVVDNSSAWRMDPEVPLVIPEVNPEDIKLNKGIIANPNCSTIQALVALKPLDEYYNIKRVIYSTYQAVSGAGMGGWKDLEEGLKGKPPAKFPHPIANNCIPHIDVFTENGYTKEELKMIEETRKILHRPNLKVTATTVRVPVFNSHSESINIEFEKSFELNELVDVLQKSPGIIVQDDPTNNVYPLANTATDCDEVFVGRIRRDESVENGVNIWVVADNIRKGAATNTIQIAELLIKDMQ; this is encoded by the coding sequence ATGAAAAAAATTAATTTAGCCATTGTTGGTGCTACCGGTATGGTGGGCAATACCTTCCTAAAGGTATTGGAAGAAAAAAATCTACCCATTGAAAATCTTTATCTGTTTTCTTCCGCGCGCTCCGCAGGAAGTAAAATTACTTTCAAAGGGAAGGAATATACCGTCGAAGAATTAACCGAAAGTTCTTTTGATAGGGGAATAGATATCGCTTTGTTTTCTGCAGGGGGTAGCATAAGCCTTAAATTTGCTCCTATTGCAGCTGAAAAAGGATGCATCGTTGTAGACAATAGCTCTGCTTGGAGAATGGACCCCGAAGTTCCCCTTGTTATACCTGAGGTAAACCCTGAAGATATTAAACTTAATAAGGGGATTATCGCTAATCCGAACTGTTCTACAATCCAGGCCCTTGTAGCACTAAAACCTTTAGATGAATACTATAATATCAAACGTGTTATTTATTCAACTTATCAAGCAGTTTCTGGTGCGGGAATGGGAGGATGGAAGGATCTTGAGGAAGGCTTAAAAGGAAAGCCACCAGCTAAATTCCCTCATCCGATTGCAAATAACTGTATTCCACATATAGATGTATTTACTGAAAACGGTTATACAAAAGAAGAACTTAAAATGATTGAAGAAACTCGAAAAATCTTACACCGTCCTAACCTAAAGGTTACTGCGACTACCGTAAGAGTGCCTGTATTTAACAGCCATAGCGAGTCAATCAATATAGAGTTTGAAAAATCATTCGAATTAAATGAATTGGTAGATGTACTGCAAAAATCTCCCGGAATAATCGTTCAAGATGATCCTACAAATAATGTATATCCCTTAGCTAATACTGCTACAGATTGTGATGAAGTATTTGTAGGTAGAATCCGTAGGGATGAAAGTGTTGAAAATGGTGTGAATATATGGGTTGTTGCTGACAATATCAGAAAAGGGGCTGCAACCAATACAATTCAAATTGCAGAACTTTTAATCAAAGATATGCAATAA
- a CDS encoding 4-hydroxy-tetrahydrodipicolinate synthase produces the protein MELFRGSGVAIVTPFKEDGEVNYGLLEDLIEFQIQNYTDSIIICGTTGESSTLNDNDHLECIKVAVDKVKGRVPVIAGTGSNDTEHGVFLTKRAKELGADAALIVTPYYNKTTQKGLIEHYNYIAKNVDIPIILYNVPSRTGLNITPKTALELSKIDNVIAIKEASGNISQVAELMSLCGDRLDLYSGNDDQIVPLLSLGGKGVISVVANIAPRQTHDIVDKYLNGNVAESRKLQLEMLPLINALFSEVNPIPVKAALELMGYAVGRCRMPLTSMEDIHLELLKKEMKNYGLF, from the coding sequence ATGGAGCTTTTCAGAGGTTCTGGTGTAGCAATAGTTACTCCTTTTAAGGAAGATGGAGAAGTTAATTATGGGCTTTTAGAAGATTTAATAGAATTTCAAATACAAAATTATACTGATAGTATCATAATTTGTGGTACTACAGGAGAATCTTCAACATTAAATGACAATGATCACTTAGAATGCATTAAGGTCGCTGTTGATAAGGTAAAAGGACGAGTACCCGTTATTGCAGGAACAGGCAGTAACGATACAGAACACGGGGTTTTTTTAACAAAACGCGCAAAAGAATTAGGTGCCGATGCTGCTCTTATAGTTACCCCATATTATAATAAAACTACTCAGAAGGGATTAATCGAACATTATAATTATATTGCTAAAAATGTAGATATTCCCATAATTTTATATAATGTACCTTCTAGAACAGGATTAAATATAACCCCTAAAACAGCCCTTGAGTTATCTAAAATTGACAATGTCATTGCAATTAAGGAAGCTAGTGGCAATATATCTCAAGTTGCTGAGCTTATGAGCTTATGTGGAGATAGGCTGGATTTATATTCTGGAAACGACGATCAAATTGTTCCCCTGCTCTCCTTAGGAGGTAAAGGAGTTATTTCTGTTGTTGCCAATATTGCTCCTAGACAAACCCATGACATTGTTGATAAATACCTAAATGGCAATGTTGCAGAAAGTAGAAAACTACAGTTAGAAATGCTTCCGCTTATTAATGCCCTTTTTTCTGAGGTAAACCCCATCCCCGTTAAAGCTGCCCTTGAACTTATGGGATATGCCGTTGGCCGATGCCGAATGCCTCTTACTTCGATGGAAGATATTCATCTTGAATTGTTAAAGAAAGAAATGAAGAATTACGGTTTGTTTTAG
- a CDS encoding 4-hydroxy-tetrahydrodipicolinate reductase, with protein MIKIIMHGCNGKMGQVISSLVEEDKECSMVAGIDPYVNKSNPYPVFSKIEDCDAPADVIIDFSTASAVKPLLEYASKKQIPLILCTTGLSDELLDLVKKTAVKIPVFFSANMSLGVNLLINLVKRASEVLYDVDFDIEIIEKHHNQKIDAPSGTALALADAINESLDSRYDYKYDRHIERKKRDKNEIGIHAVRGGTIVGEHSILFAGKDEVVELKHTAMSKEVFAVGALKAAKFLAGKAPGLYNMENLINE; from the coding sequence ATGATAAAAATTATTATGCACGGTTGTAACGGAAAAATGGGGCAGGTAATCTCTAGTCTGGTTGAAGAAGATAAAGAATGTTCAATGGTCGCCGGAATTGATCCCTACGTCAACAAATCAAACCCCTATCCTGTTTTCAGTAAAATAGAAGATTGTGATGCCCCAGCAGATGTCATCATAGATTTTTCAACCGCCTCTGCAGTAAAACCTTTATTAGAATATGCCTCAAAAAAACAAATACCCTTAATTTTATGCACTACAGGACTATCGGATGAGCTTTTGGACTTAGTTAAAAAAACAGCGGTAAAAATCCCCGTATTCTTTTCGGCTAACATGTCCCTTGGGGTCAATCTACTTATCAATCTTGTAAAAAGGGCTTCCGAGGTGTTATACGATGTCGATTTCGATATTGAAATAATCGAAAAACACCATAATCAAAAAATAGATGCTCCTAGTGGAACTGCCCTTGCCCTTGCTGATGCCATTAATGAATCCCTAGATTCTAGGTATGACTATAAATATGATAGGCATATTGAAAGAAAAAAACGGGATAAGAATGAAATTGGTATTCATGCAGTAAGAGGAGGTACCATAGTAGGGGAACACTCTATCCTTTTCGCTGGAAAAGATGAGGTTGTCGAATTAAAACACACTGCTATGTCGAAAGAAGTTTTTGCAGTGGGGGCTTTAAAGGCAGCTAAATTTTTAGCTGGTAAGGCTCCTGGGTTATATAATATGGAAAACCTAATTAACGAATAA